Proteins encoded by one window of Candidatus Poribacteria bacterium:
- the prfB gene encoding peptide chain release factor 2 (programmed frameshift), with protein sequence MLVDLQTQVEEMHTRLLEIGGYLDLAEKRKELTELEEATAAPDFWGNTQRVQEVNQRISVLRDKIGAYEALNLKIEDIQILLELASEENDASLHTEIADGLEGIASQLEQMELQLMLTGEFDENNAILNIHSGAGGIDAQDWAGMLMRMYLRWCDQRSYQTEIVDLAAGDEAGIKSATILVKGPSAYGYLQAESGVHRLVRLSPYDFNKRRHTSFAAIDVMPEIDDSVEVDIQTEDLRIDFYRASGAGGQHVNVTDSAVRITHKPTGIIVQCQNERSQHKNREIAMKLLRSRLHEKYRAEREAELSKQRSERLNIDFGSQIRSYVLHPYQRVKDLRTNVETGNVNAVLDGALDAFIEAYLKMKAHVRS encoded by the exons ATGCTTGTAGATTTACAAACACAGGTTGAAGAGATGCATACCCGCCTCTTAGAAATCGGAGGTTATCTT GACCTGGCAGAAAAACGAAAAGAATTAACTGAACTCGAAGAAGCAACCGCCGCGCCAGATTTTTGGGGCAATACCCAACGGGTCCAAGAAGTTAACCAACGGATCTCTGTCCTCCGAGATAAAATCGGTGCTTACGAAGCACTCAATCTCAAAATTGAAGACATCCAAATCCTACTCGAACTTGCGAGCGAAGAAAACGATGCCAGTCTACATACCGAAATTGCAGATGGATTAGAGGGTATCGCAAGTCAGCTTGAGCAGATGGAACTCCAATTAATGCTAACGGGTGAGTTTGACGAGAATAACGCAATTCTCAACATACACTCTGGGGCAGGGGGCATTGACGCACAAGACTGGGCAGGCATGCTGATGCGGATGTACCTCCGCTGGTGCGACCAACGTAGCTATCAGACGGAGATCGTCGATCTCGCCGCTGGAGATGAAGCCGGTATCAAAAGCGCGACCATCCTCGTTAAAGGTCCCTCAGCCTACGGCTACCTACAGGCTGAATCCGGCGTACATAGGCTCGTCCGATTGTCCCCCTACGACTTCAACAAACGCCGACATACCTCTTTTGCTGCTATCGACGTTATGCCTGAAATCGACGATTCTGTCGAAGTCGATATTCAAACAGAAGACCTCCGAATAGACTTCTATCGGGCAAGTGGTGCAGGTGGACAGCACGTCAATGTCACAGACTCAGCCGTTCGGATTACACATAAGCCTACTGGGATTATTGTCCAGTGCCAGAACGAGCGTTCTCAGCACAAAAACCGAGAGATCGCAATGAAACTGCTCCGTTCGCGCCTTCATGAAAAATACAGGGCAGAACGCGAAGCAGAACTTTCAAAACAGCGCAGCGAACGTCTCAATATTGACTTTGGAAGTCAAATCCGGTCTTACGTGCTACATCCGTATCAACGCGTCAAGGATTTACGCACGAACGTCGAAACCGGGAACGTTAACGCTGTATTAGATGGGGCTTTGGATGCATTCATCGAAGCCTATCTGAAAATGAAGGCACATGTTAGGAGTTAG
- the lnt gene encoding apolipoprotein N-acyltransferase — MEDTPTENFLKRHQPWMLAALSAILLFLSFPNANLFPFAWVALVPFFIAFRDTANGKSAFWIGYLTGFLFFGGLLTAIALLYPYANIFATMVGYLLLVGYTALYFAVFPVLMRIVPWRSGLLFPVAAAAIWTALEWVRSWLMTGFPWGSIGYSQWNNPLGIQIASLVGVHGISFVIVFFNAGIATMLCNRHRWRQEIPALVLPLILTLLCFGYGAFQLRDASSIDRDSDITASETSQTLNIALIPGNISQLEKWDIRQFPQILQRYINLTHIAGQENPDLIVWPETAIRSEALTGEWPTYYRRFLLMLRDIATPILIGTASEGDETHETIGKFYRRATEKEKDANIYNRVLSIAPDGKIAGGYAKMHLVPFGEYVPLTDLLPDFIPNFIQFKPFAHGKSVNLLPVFNVKNNTGDEKIEIGASICFESVFPDEFRRPVQKGAQVMGIFTNDAWFKGTAFPELHLSMAPFRAVENRITVFRCANGGFTCVVDRFGRITTPSITPGTTQQVVMASVPLLSSSAHKYTLYTRYGDWFPMLCAIICIGWFGSQIVLRFRRRDA, encoded by the coding sequence ATGGAGGACACTCCCACGGAAAACTTTCTGAAACGTCATCAGCCCTGGATGCTGGCGGCACTCTCAGCAATCCTGCTATTTCTCAGTTTCCCCAATGCCAACCTTTTCCCGTTCGCTTGGGTTGCGCTTGTACCATTTTTCATCGCCTTCAGGGATACCGCGAATGGAAAATCGGCTTTCTGGATCGGTTACCTCACGGGTTTTCTATTCTTCGGCGGATTGCTTACCGCTATTGCTCTTCTCTACCCGTATGCGAACATCTTCGCCACGATGGTCGGTTACCTGCTCCTCGTGGGTTACACTGCCCTCTACTTCGCTGTTTTTCCGGTCCTGATGCGAATCGTGCCGTGGCGTTCGGGTCTACTGTTTCCAGTCGCAGCAGCCGCTATCTGGACGGCACTCGAATGGGTGCGGAGTTGGTTAATGACAGGATTCCCTTGGGGCAGCATCGGTTACTCGCAATGGAACAACCCACTTGGCATACAAATCGCTTCGCTTGTTGGTGTACACGGCATCAGTTTCGTTATCGTGTTTTTCAACGCCGGTATTGCCACGATGCTTTGTAACCGCCATCGGTGGCGACAGGAGATACCCGCCTTAGTTCTACCGCTAATTTTGACGCTGCTCTGCTTTGGTTACGGTGCCTTTCAACTCCGAGATGCATCCTCTATAGACAGAGATTCGGACATCACTGCTTCTGAAACCTCCCAAACTTTAAACATCGCACTCATCCCCGGCAATATCTCACAACTTGAGAAATGGGATATCCGTCAATTTCCACAGATATTGCAACGCTATATCAACCTAACACATATAGCAGGTCAGGAAAATCCGGATCTCATTGTGTGGCCCGAAACAGCCATAAGAAGCGAAGCACTGACAGGCGAGTGGCCCACCTACTATAGAAGATTCCTCCTAATGCTTCGCGATATAGCAACCCCAATACTCATCGGGACAGCCAGTGAAGGCGACGAAACACATGAGACAATAGGTAAGTTTTACAGACGCGCTACAGAGAAAGAGAAGGATGCCAACATATACAACCGAGTTTTGTCAATAGCCCCAGATGGAAAGATAGCCGGCGGATACGCGAAGATGCACCTCGTTCCATTTGGCGAATATGTGCCACTCACAGATCTTCTCCCTGACTTCATTCCGAACTTCATCCAATTTAAACCCTTCGCTCACGGAAAATCAGTAAACCTTTTACCGGTGTTTAACGTTAAAAACAATACAGGAGATGAAAAAATAGAAATTGGTGCTTCGATCTGTTTTGAGTCGGTATTTCCAGACGAATTTCGTAGACCCGTCCAAAAAGGCGCGCAAGTGATGGGAATCTTCACAAACGATGCTTGGTTCAAAGGAACCGCTTTCCCTGAACTGCACTTGTCGATGGCACCCTTTCGCGCCGTTGAGAACCGAATCACGGTATTCCGTTGTGCGAATGGTGGATTTACATGCGTCGTAGATCGGTTCGGTAGGATAACAACTCCTTCAATAACACCAGGCACGACGCAACAGGTAGTTATGGCATCCGTTCCACTTCTTTCATCTTCAGCGCATAAATATACACTTTATACTCGCTATGGCGATTGGTTTCCGATGCTTTGCGCAATCATCTGTATTGGATGGTTCGGCAGTCAAATCGTCCTCCGATTCCGCCGTAGAGATGCCTAA
- a CDS encoding DUF5916 domain-containing protein, producing MRTIRARLARPYLILAAYLVLCLWNLRVSPADTNNDVPEIQTNRTIKAVRIETPPKIDGKLDDRCWQKSAKTGELLQFEPQRGELATQPTTIYVAYDANNLYIAFECFKTDMSRLAANLTRRDSFFFSDDQVEVLIDTFLDGRNCYAFALNPLGTQTDRRLINEGSNRRTGQSMIGTAISWDCDWQGQASEETDKWTAEFAIPFAELRFPKGMDTATWGINFWRNDEVPAEEQTWADIGERQYAVSRFEQLTDLPIADLVTKRPVKFKPYATLRPQVRHPVEGETTTALQPDAGLDLRYPIADFTIDLTLNPDFAQIEADPDLVNLTDIPLRFPEKRPFFLEGNELFQMPLDLFYSRRVENLLGGGKVIGKYNKYNIAFMGAVAGPEDSEKEVDTGELPLADYNYSVLRLQREVGKTSSVGFLGVNKQRGGTYDRAGGLDARIQLPAATSLNLEYAREWKAGGLDMPESTADDLIFVQLARRTNVFSIDAIYADIGEHFNPETGFVPRVDRRGVIIRSRYNKQYKGAVERLRGEVEYERLVNHAGELTNHRAGFSGLFGIYDFFFLIGPEWYNHIDDDDDQLYEDRTARFFVGWFPPKYVQIRNTGNFGLRNDKNIFFIRPEITIRPTAKLSFELILQRLHEREPDATVWQLTEWTQRLVVNYQFAQRMYARASAEFTIEEERRVFALFAYEYRPESNFFIVYNDNRDVEGDTERIVFIKVSHLLKTDLF from the coding sequence ATGCGAACAATTAGGGCACGACTTGCCCGCCCATATCTAATATTAGCAGCCTACCTCGTCCTCTGTTTGTGGAATCTTCGGGTATCGCCTGCTGACACAAATAATGATGTCCCCGAAATCCAGACGAACCGAACGATTAAAGCCGTCCGTATTGAAACACCTCCAAAAATCGATGGAAAATTGGATGACCGCTGCTGGCAAAAGAGTGCCAAGACTGGTGAATTGCTCCAATTTGAACCGCAGCGTGGAGAACTTGCAACGCAGCCAACCACCATCTACGTTGCCTACGATGCGAATAATCTCTATATCGCATTTGAATGTTTCAAAACCGACATGAGTCGGCTCGCTGCGAACCTAACACGACGCGATTCCTTTTTCTTCTCCGATGACCAGGTCGAGGTCCTCATCGACACCTTCCTTGATGGCAGGAACTGCTACGCCTTTGCCTTGAACCCTCTCGGGACACAAACCGATCGGAGACTCATTAATGAGGGGTCAAATCGGCGCACGGGGCAGTCTATGATTGGTACCGCCATTTCGTGGGATTGCGATTGGCAAGGTCAAGCCAGCGAAGAAACAGATAAGTGGACAGCAGAATTCGCTATCCCGTTTGCCGAACTCCGATTCCCAAAAGGGATGGACACGGCAACTTGGGGCATCAACTTCTGGCGCAACGATGAAGTCCCAGCAGAAGAACAGACGTGGGCAGATATCGGAGAACGCCAATATGCTGTGTCAAGATTCGAGCAACTCACCGACTTACCAATTGCAGATCTCGTTACAAAACGACCCGTGAAGTTCAAACCTTACGCCACGCTCAGACCACAAGTGCGGCACCCCGTTGAAGGTGAAACAACCACCGCACTGCAACCAGACGCTGGGTTAGACCTTCGGTACCCCATCGCAGACTTCACAATTGATTTGACCTTAAATCCAGACTTCGCGCAAATTGAGGCGGATCCGGATCTCGTAAACCTTACGGACATCCCGCTGCGTTTCCCAGAAAAACGCCCATTTTTCCTTGAAGGCAACGAACTCTTTCAGATGCCTCTGGATCTATTCTACAGCCGACGGGTTGAAAACTTACTCGGTGGTGGAAAAGTTATTGGAAAATACAACAAATACAACATCGCTTTCATGGGTGCCGTCGCGGGACCAGAAGACTCAGAGAAAGAGGTAGACACTGGCGAACTGCCACTCGCTGACTATAACTACTCCGTTCTTCGATTGCAACGAGAAGTCGGCAAAACGTCATCTGTCGGGTTCTTAGGCGTTAACAAACAACGCGGTGGCACGTATGACCGAGCGGGAGGACTTGACGCACGCATTCAACTCCCTGCTGCTACAAGCCTTAATCTGGAATACGCAAGAGAATGGAAAGCCGGTGGACTCGACATGCCAGAGAGCACTGCTGACGATCTTATCTTTGTGCAACTCGCACGACGGACGAATGTGTTCTCAATAGATGCTATCTATGCAGACATCGGTGAGCATTTTAATCCCGAAACCGGTTTCGTCCCACGCGTAGATAGACGTGGCGTGATTATCAGAAGCCGCTATAACAAACAATACAAAGGTGCTGTTGAAAGACTTCGCGGTGAAGTCGAATACGAACGCCTCGTCAACCACGCAGGCGAACTCACGAATCACAGGGCGGGTTTTAGTGGACTTTTCGGGATCTACGATTTCTTTTTCCTTATCGGACCTGAATGGTACAATCACATTGACGACGACGATGACCAACTCTATGAGGACAGAACCGCCCGTTTCTTCGTCGGATGGTTTCCACCGAAATACGTGCAAATCCGAAACACCGGTAACTTCGGTCTACGTAATGACAAAAACATCTTCTTTATCCGACCGGAAATTACCATCCGACCAACTGCCAAACTCAGTTTTGAGCTCATTTTGCAAAGACTCCATGAAAGGGAACCAGATGCAACAGTATGGCAGCTGACGGAATGGACGCAACGTTTGGTCGTGAATTACCAGTTCGCACAGCGTATGTACGCAAGGGCAAGTGCGGAATTTACCATCGAAGAAGAACGCCGAGTCTTCGCACTCTTTGCTTATGAATATCGTCCTGAAAGCAATTTCTTTATCGTCTACAATGACAACCGTGATGTCGAAGGAGACACTGAACGCATTGTATTTATCAAAGTCTCCCATTTGCTGAAAACAGATCTTTTTTAA
- a CDS encoding PorV/PorQ family protein translates to MGCFRRKIFILLLLTAIFLPVAALAGPGRTGAQILNLGGGARARALGDAFSAMSGDVTTSLWNPSGLADMPESKLRSGKEAGQASMFYTDYSAPFGEAGEGLYYTFISGAMPLGDIGTVGATLQMQGQGTIAVTSDSPDVLREESLGTNFALTFSYADRITESLSAGINGKMIRMVLGRESGTSYAVDLGMQYLLPFDLIPTTVGAAIQNVGPGISFIDENQADPLPRFLRLGTSMSLYQDRYNHLRLVSGITAYIDKLTEDEHELAVDLDRLNAEREEKLTSEQLLSDRGVGIRAFEWRHLQKNLGLEYWLGGILALRVGYKSEPGIHLPDWTDHITAGIGVQVYLFNIDFTIGPSFGPSRARLYETTAMFIF, encoded by the coding sequence GTGGGCTGTTTTAGACGCAAAATCTTCATATTACTTTTATTGACTGCCATTTTTCTGCCAGTCGCCGCATTGGCTGGACCTGGACGGACAGGTGCGCAAATCTTGAACCTTGGCGGCGGGGCACGGGCACGGGCACTCGGAGATGCTTTTTCTGCGATGTCTGGTGATGTGACGACATCGCTCTGGAATCCGAGTGGGCTTGCCGATATGCCTGAGAGCAAACTCCGCTCCGGCAAGGAAGCCGGGCAAGCCTCAATGTTTTATACCGATTACAGCGCGCCTTTCGGAGAGGCAGGCGAAGGCTTATACTATACTTTTATCTCTGGTGCGATGCCTCTCGGAGATATTGGAACTGTCGGGGCAACCCTCCAGATGCAAGGACAGGGGACGATCGCGGTGACATCCGACTCTCCTGACGTTCTGCGTGAGGAGAGTCTCGGCACGAACTTCGCTTTGACATTCTCTTATGCCGATCGGATTACGGAATCCTTATCGGCAGGTATCAACGGCAAGATGATTCGGATGGTCCTTGGCCGCGAAAGCGGCACCTCTTATGCTGTGGATCTCGGTATGCAATACCTCCTTCCTTTCGATCTTATACCCACAACGGTCGGTGCCGCAATCCAGAACGTCGGCCCGGGTATCTCTTTTATTGACGAGAACCAAGCGGATCCATTACCTCGATTTTTACGGCTCGGGACTTCAATGAGTCTCTACCAAGATAGGTATAATCACCTCCGCCTTGTGAGTGGTATTACAGCGTATATTGATAAGTTGACAGAAGATGAACATGAATTAGCTGTAGACTTGGACCGGCTTAACGCTGAAAGAGAAGAGAAACTCACGTCGGAGCAGTTGCTTTCCGATCGCGGCGTCGGTATCCGGGCGTTTGAATGGCGACATCTTCAAAAAAATCTCGGTTTGGAGTACTGGCTCGGTGGTATATTGGCATTACGGGTCGGCTACAAATCTGAACCCGGCATTCACTTGCCAGATTGGACAGATCACATTACCGCCGGTATCGGGGTCCAGGTCTATCTATTCAATATCGACTTTACAATCGGACCGAGTTTTGGTCCAAGCCGCGCGCGACTCTATGAAACCACTGCGATGTTCATCTTTTAG
- a CDS encoding DUF5683 domain-containing protein, giving the protein MKFNTYILTILLIFSLSSGVCLAFESSNAPLFTAFYLDSALGTRTLANQSAVTMEATQGLQPRKSPNEAFLYSLIVPGMGQLYTGAKRGYVYIAAEVGLLATYFVLRNTATNTREDYRDLVRQHVIFDGPGSFEDWDPIEDFEHATQYENWDHVYDSEETRKRTGKWYWDDARSFKDEADVDIEFDSPNRLAAFDLRQQANDTFQLARTVLGMAILNHVVSAVEARITTKRFNTRLQNSLTQAETGTFKIDVQTDTSTGTLAGVLVLRKRF; this is encoded by the coding sequence TTGAAGTTCAACACCTATATTCTAACGATCCTGCTAATATTCAGTCTGTCGTCTGGTGTCTGTTTAGCATTTGAAAGTTCCAATGCGCCATTGTTCACGGCTTTCTATTTGGATTCCGCGCTCGGTACGCGTACACTCGCCAATCAATCTGCTGTTACTATGGAGGCGACACAGGGGTTACAACCGCGGAAGTCTCCGAACGAAGCGTTCCTCTATTCACTCATCGTTCCCGGCATGGGTCAACTCTACACCGGTGCCAAGCGCGGCTATGTTTATATAGCTGCGGAGGTAGGACTGCTCGCAACCTACTTTGTTCTCCGAAACACTGCCACAAACACGCGCGAGGATTATCGCGATCTCGTCAGACAGCATGTAATCTTTGACGGTCCTGGCTCCTTTGAGGATTGGGACCCGATTGAAGATTTTGAACACGCCACGCAATATGAGAATTGGGACCACGTTTACGATTCAGAGGAGACTCGGAAGCGCACTGGCAAATGGTACTGGGACGATGCGAGATCCTTTAAAGACGAAGCCGACGTAGACATCGAATTTGATTCGCCGAATCGTTTGGCGGCTTTCGACTTACGGCAGCAAGCCAACGACACCTTTCAACTTGCCCGTACAGTGTTAGGCATGGCGATCCTCAACCACGTCGTCAGTGCTGTAGAAGCACGCATTACAACGAAACGTTTCAATACGCGCTTGCAAAATTCGCTAACACAGGCAGAAACAGGAACATTTAAGATAGATGTACAAACTGACACATCAACGGGAACACTCGCCGGGGTGCTGGTCCTGCGAAAAAGATTTTAA